From Lolium perenne isolate Kyuss_39 chromosome 5, Kyuss_2.0, whole genome shotgun sequence, a single genomic window includes:
- the LOC139831691 gene encoding uncharacterized protein, with the protein MLSPSRPRDASACIARALRLPTKLKIFIYLLDIDRLSTLANLFYKSCAPSDVCAACPAIETGRHLFFNCHLASDLWARLDVPIPADPFSVWDLRSPLPLPDKAWQFGAATILWAIWKSRNGLVFNGRATTSSFTLRKASDDLLLWRWRLPISERAHLDSLRSYILSRA; encoded by the coding sequence ATGCTCTCCCCGTCTCGGCCTAGGGATGCATCCGCCTGCATCGCCAGGGCTCTGCGCCTGCCCACGAAGCTGAAGATCTTCATCTACCTCCTCGACATCGACCGCCTGAGCACTCTGGCCAACCTCTTCTACAAGAGTTGCGCCCCCTCCGATGTCTGTGCTGCCTGCCCGGCAATCGAGACCGGACGACACCTGTTCTTCAACTGCCACCTGGCCTCCGACCTTTGGGCTCGGCTGGACGTCCCAATCCCGGCTGACCCTTTCTCCGTTTGGGACCTCCGTTCCCCTCTCCCCCTCCCCGACAAGGCATGGCAGTTTGGTGCCGCGACGATCCTCTGGGCCATATGGAAAAGTCGCAATGGCCTTGTCTTCAACGGGAGGGCGACCACCTCTAGCTTCACGCTCCGGAAGGCGAGTGACGACCTTCTACTTTGGAGATGGAGACTTCCGATTTCAGAGCGCGCACACCTCGACTCGTTGCGCTCCTATATTTTGTCTAGAGCCTAG
- the LOC127301240 gene encoding replication protein A 70 kDa DNA-binding subunit C-like isoform X1, with protein MEGLVPGNRVEQFRDQLKEGSVYTIARFDLYDPKKSYQSVDHPLRICFTMTTNITEVVPPPENFPMIADNALPFSMFSDRIDRNNVLPDIVGSVNKVTDILPPSGKAKSHKGQVYITDGSEHAIVTLWGEQADLFDADGFLEASSEEPVIVLFVGMTVSQYSGAFKSTSVTRWHVNVPIPEIAAARERFVFRLVSARKRSIAICCLFSNVRAVHMLPVKTFTMAYRATKRKPESR; from the exons ATGGAAGGTTTGGTTCCTGGTAATAGAGTGGAACAATTTAGAGATCAACTGAAGGAAGGCTCTGTATACACTATCGCCAGATTTGATTTATATGATCCAAAAAAGAGTTACCAGTCAGTGGACCATCCTTTGAGAATCTGTTTCACTATGACGACTAATATAACGGAGGTCGTGCCACCGCCGGAGAATTTTCCTATGATCGCCGACAATGCTCTTCCTTTCAGCATGTTTTCAGATCGCATCGATCGAAATAACGTATTACCTG ACATTGTTGGATCAGTGAACAAAGTTACAGATATACTGCCTCCATCTGGGAAAGCTAAGAGTCATAAAGGGCAAGTGTACATCACAGATGGCAG CGAACATGCTATTGTTACCTTATGGGGTGAGCAAGCTGATTTATTTGATGCTGATGGATTTTTGGAGGCATCAAGTGAAGAACCTGTTATCGTTTTATTTGTTGGCATGACAGTCAGTCAGTACTCAG GTGCCTTCAAAAGTACATCCGTCACAAGGTGGCATGTTAATGTGCCAATTCCAGAAATAGCTGCTGCTCGAGAACGGTTTGTCTTCCGATTAGTCAGCGCTCGCAAGAGGTCTATTGCCATTTGCTGTTTGTTTAGTAACGTGCGTGCCGTGCACATGCTCCCAGTCAAAACATTTACCATGGCGTATCGAGCTACAAAACGGAAACCAGAATCGCGCTGA
- the LOC127301240 gene encoding uncharacterized protein isoform X2 produces the protein MEGLVPGNRVEQFRDQLKEGSVYTIARFDLYDPKKSYHMFSDRIDRNNVLPDIVGSVNKVTDILPPSGKAKSHKGQVYITDGSEHAIVTLWGEQADLFDADGFLEASSEEPVIVLFVGMTVSQYSGAFKSTSVTRWHVNVPIPEIAAARERFVFRLVSARKRSIAICCLFSNVRAVHMLPVKTFTMAYRATKRKPESR, from the exons ATGGAAGGTTTGGTTCCTGGTAATAGAGTGGAACAATTTAGAGATCAACTGAAGGAAGGCTCTGTATACACTATCGCCAGATTTGATTTATATGATCCAAAAAAGAGTTACCA CATGTTTTCAGATCGCATCGATCGAAATAACGTATTACCTG ACATTGTTGGATCAGTGAACAAAGTTACAGATATACTGCCTCCATCTGGGAAAGCTAAGAGTCATAAAGGGCAAGTGTACATCACAGATGGCAG CGAACATGCTATTGTTACCTTATGGGGTGAGCAAGCTGATTTATTTGATGCTGATGGATTTTTGGAGGCATCAAGTGAAGAACCTGTTATCGTTTTATTTGTTGGCATGACAGTCAGTCAGTACTCAG GTGCCTTCAAAAGTACATCCGTCACAAGGTGGCATGTTAATGTGCCAATTCCAGAAATAGCTGCTGCTCGAGAACGGTTTGTCTTCCGATTAGTCAGCGCTCGCAAGAGGTCTATTGCCATTTGCTGTTTGTTTAGTAACGTGCGTGCCGTGCACATGCTCCCAGTCAAAACATTTACCATGGCGTATCGAGCTACAAAACGGAAACCAGAATCGCGCTGA